The genomic window CGCAGAAGAACTGGGTGGTGCCCGCCGGCCACGCGCTGTGGGTACCGCCGGGCACCGAGCACCAGATCCGCATGTTCGGCAACGTGCGGATGCGCACGCTGTTCATGCCCGCTTCCACCTGGCCCTGGGGCGGGCAGCAGTGCCAGTTGATCGAGGTAACGCCGCTGCTGCGCGAGTTGCTGGTCGCCGCCAGTGCACTGCCGGCCGGTGATGGCAGCGCCCACCGCCGCCGCTGCCTGCACGAACTGCTGCTGGTGGAGATGGATGCGGCGCAGACGGTCGCCATTCACCTCGCCATGCCCCATGATCCGCGCCTGCTGCGGCTGTGCAACGCAGTGATCGCAGCGCCAGCGGACGAAACCGGCATGGAGGACTGGGCGCAGCGCTTGAACATGAGCAGCCGCACCCTGGCCCGGCTGTTCCAGCGCGAGCTGGGGATGAACTTCGGCGATTGGCGCACCCGCGTGCGCATGGTGCTCAGCCTGCAACGGCTGACCGCCGGCGCCTCGGTGCTGGAAGTGGCGCTGGAACACGGCTACCAGAGCCCCAGCGCCTTCTCCCAGACCTTCAAGCGCATCCTCGGGCAGTCGCCCAGCCACTACCTGGCCGCGCGCAGCTGAGCAGCGTGTCCGTTTCGCGAGGCTGCTTGTCCGCCGCGCGAGAGAGCCGCGGCGGCTGAATCCCTAACCTGCGGAAGTCCGACTACAAGTGACTTCCCGACATGCCCAACCCATCCCCGAAACCGCGACACTCGCTGCTCGCGCTGGCCTGTGCCGGCCTGCTGCTGGGCGGCTGCGCGGCCGTCAGCGAACCCGCGACGCCGCCTGCCCGGCTTTCCCCCGGCGGCGACTGGCAGGCCCTCGCCCGCGGCACCGCTGCCCAGGAGCCGCCCGCCGACTGGTGGCGGCTGTACCAGGACCCGCAGCTCGACCACCTGGTAGCCCAGGCCCTGCAACACAACCAGGACCTGCAAGCCTCCCTCGCCCACGTCGACGAGCTGCTCGCCCTGCTCGGCCAGGCGCGGGCGCAGCGCTGGCCCGCCACCACGCTGAGCTGGCAGACCTTCTACGGCCGCACCGGCGACGACCAGACCCTGGCCCAGGCCACCGACCGCCGCGCCGCTTCGCAGTGGAACCAGGTGCCGGGGTTCGCGCTGGACTACCAGCTCGACCTCTGGGGCCAGGTTCGCCAGTCGATCCTCGCCGCCACGGCCAACGCCGAAGCGGCGCAGGCGGCCCACGACCAGTTGCGCGTCAACGTCGCCGCCGGCACCGCTCGCGCCTATGCCAATGCCTGCGCCTATGCCGCGCGGGCCGCCATCCAGCAGCACTCGGCCGTGACCGTGGAGCGCAGCCTCGACCTCACGCTGCGCCAGCGCCGCGCCGGCCTGGTCACCGAGCTGGAGGTGGACCGCGTGCGCAGCCTGCTGGAGGAAACCCGTGCCCTGCTGCCGCGCCTGCAAGCCGAACACCAGGCGGCGCTGGAAGAACTCGGCGTGCTCACCGGCAGCGAGCCAGGGCACCTGCCGGCGGCCGTGAGCGACTGCCAACAGGTGCCACAGCTCCGCCAGGCGTTGCCGGTGGGCGATGGCTGGGCACTGCTGCGGCGCCGTCCGGACATCCGCGCCGCCGAACGCACGTTGGCGGCCGCCGGGCATACCGTCGGCGTGCGCCAGGCGGACTTCTACCCGAACGTGTCCTTTGGCGCCTCGATCACCTCCTCCGCCGAGCGCCTGCATGACCTCGGCGACCATGAGGCGATCACTTATGCCGTCGGGCCGCTGATCCGCTGGAACTTCCCCAACCTGCTGGCCACCCGCGCCCGCCTCGATGGCGCGCAGGCCCATGAGCGCCAGCAGCTCGCGCGCTTCCAGCAGCAGGCGCTGGTCGCGCTCAAGGAGGTCCGCCAGAACCTGGCGCGCTACCGCGGCGAGATCGGCCACCGCGATGCCCTGGGCAGCGCACTGGACAGCAGCCGCAACGCCTACCGCCTGGCGCAGCTGAACTACCAGGCCGGCGCCCTGGACTTCCTCGACGTGCTCGACAGCGAGCGCGCCATGGTCCGCCTCGAAGCCGAGAAGGCCGAGGCCGACCGGCGCCTGGTCGAGCGCCAGATCGAACTTTTCCACGCCCTCGGTGGCGGCTGGCAGGCAACGCCGGCCGGCGAACCCGCCGGGGTCATCACCGTTTCCACGAGACCCGCGCAATGAACATGGCCGTCGATGAACCGCAAACCGCCGCCGCACCCGCCACAAGGCTCAACAGCAAGCGCCGCCTGATCGGGCTGGGCGGTGGTGTTCTCGCCATCGCCGCCCTGGCCGTCGGCGCTTACTGGGTCAGCATTGGCCGCTACCTGGAGGAAACCGACGACGCCTATGTGCGCGCCGACTGGATCGCCATCAGCCCGAAGGTCGCAGGCTACGTCGCCGAGGTGCTGGTGGACGACAACCAGCGCGTCAGCGCCGGCACGGCGCTGGTCCGCATCGAGGACCGCGACTACCAGGCCCGCCTGCAGCAGGCGCAGGCACGACGCAACGCGGCGCAGGCCGCCATCGCCGCCCAACAGGCCGCGCTGGTGACGCTGGACGCGCAGCTCAAGGAACAGCAGGCGCTGATCGACCAGGCCGCCGCCGACGTCGCCAGCGCCCAGGCCGAACGCCAGCGCGCGCAACTGGATTACCAGCGCTACCGCGACCTGGCGGCGCAGCAGGCCGCCAGCAGCCAACGCCTGGAAAGCGTCACCGCCGACTTTGCCCGGGCGCGCTCGGCACTCAGCCGCGCGGAGGCCGCCGCCAGCCGGCAACGTACCCGCCTGGGTGTGCTCCAGGCCAGCCACGCACAGGCTGCCGCCCAACTGCAACAGCAGCAGGCCCGCGCCGCGGAGGCGGACGCCAGCCTTGCCCTGGCGGAGCACCAACAGGAGGACACGCTGATCCGCGCGCCCATCGACGGCATGGTCGGCCAGCGCCGCGTGCGCCAGCGCCAGTACGTCACGCCAGGCTTGCCGCTGCTGGCGCTGGTTCCGGTGGAGCAGTCCTACGTGGTCGCCAACTTCAAGGAAACCCAGCTGCGCCGGATGCGCCCCGGCCAGCCGGTGGAGGTGCGCGTGGACAGCTTCCCCGATGCCCGCCTGCACGGCCGCGTCGAGAGCGTCTCGCCCGGTTCCGGGGCGATATTCGCCCTGCTGCCGCCGGACAACGCCACCGGCAACTTCACCAAGATCGTCCAGCGCTTCCCGGTGAAGATTGCCCTCGATGCCGACGCGCGCCGACAGGTGCCGATCCTGCCCGGCATGTCGGTGATCGCCGAGGCGGACACCCGTGGCCAAGACGAGGCGCAACGCCATGGCCAGTGATACCGAGAAGACCTCGCTCAAGGCCTGGGTGGCGGTGATCGGCGGCCTGTTCGGCTGCTTCATGGCGGGCATGAACGTCCACGTCACCAGCGCCGCCCTGCCGGAAATCCAGGGCTCGCTGAGCGCCAGTTTCGAGGAGGGCTCGTGGATCTCCACGGCCTACCTGGTCGCCGAGATCGTGATGATCCCGCTGACCGCCTGGCTGGTGGAAGTATTCTCCCTGCGCCGGGTCATGCTGGTGGGGTCGGCGATCTTCCTGGCGGCCTCGGTGGCCTGTTCGTTCTCCCCTAACCTGGCCACCCTGATTGCCATCCGCGTCGTCCAGGGCGCGGCCGGCGCGGTGCTGATCCCGCTGTCGTTCCAACTGATCATCACCGAGCTGCCCGCCTCGCGGGTGGCCATGGGCATGGCACTGTTCAGCCTGTCCAACAGCGTCGCCCAGGCGGCCGGCCCCTCCATCGGCGGCTGGCTCACCGACGCCTACAGCTGGCGCTGGATCTTCTACCTGCAACTGATCCCCGGCGTGTTCCTGCTGGCCGCCGTGGCCTGGGCCATCGCCCCGCAGACACCGCAGCTGGAGAAGCTGCGCCAGGGCGACTGGCTGGGCATCGCCAGCATGATCGTCGGCCTGGGCGCGGTGCAGATCGTGCTGGAAGAAGGCGGTCGCAAGGACTGGTTCGGCTCCGAGTTCATCGTCTGGATGCTGGTGATCGGCGTCGGCGCCCTGCTGCTGTTCATCTACACGCAGCTGTACGGCCGGCGCTCGTTCATCAACCTGCGCCTGCTGGCCGGCTACAACTTCGGCGTGGCCAGCGCGGCGATGTTCATCTTCGGCGCGGCGACCTTCGGCCTGGTATTCCTGGTGCCCAACTACCTGTCCCAGCTGCACGGCTACAACGCCCGGGAGATCGGCATCAGCCTGATCGCCTACGGCCTCGTGCAATTGCTGCTGGCGCCACTGATGCCGCGCCTGATGCGCTGGCTGAACCCCAAGCTGATGGTCGCCAGCGGGTTCGCCATCATGGCCCTGGGCTGCTACCTCGGCGCGCACCTGGACGCCGACAGCGCCGCCAACGTGATCATTCCCTCGACCGTGGTGCGCGGCATCGGCCAGCCCTTCATCATGGTGGCGCTGTCGGTGCTGGCGGTGTCCGGCCTGTCCAAGCAGGAAGCCGGTTCGGCCTCGGCGCTGTTCTCCATGCTGCGCAACCTCGGCGGCGCGGTGGGCACCGCGGCGCTGACGCAGATCGTCTCGCAGCGCGAACGCTTCCATTCCGAGCGCATCGGCGAGCAGGTGACGCTCTTCGCGCCGGCCCTGCAGGAGCGCGTGCAGGGTGACCCCGGCGGGGTATTCGCCCTCAACGAATGGCTGCCGGAGCAGGCCGAAACCCTCGCGCGGCTGGGCGCGCATATCCGCCACGAGGCGTTCCTCATGGCCTACGGCGATGCGTTCTACCTGTCCTTCCTCGCCCTGCTCGCTTGCGCGGTAGCCGCGCTGGCATTGCGCGGCAACCGCAACGCCTAGCGGAATGCGCCGCTGCCAGGAACGCCGTTCGTAACTTCCACTGAACCCGCAGCCCCCTGCCCGCTCACACCCTCAGGGCGCGCTCGGCGCGCCCGTTTCGCCCATGTGCACGGGAGGTCTGAGATGAACGAGCAGAACGTCAGTGGATGGGAGCGCGCCTTGTCCTTGGCAATCGGCCTGGCCGGTATCGGCAAGGGTGTGCGCCGCGGTGGCGTGAGCGGCTGGCTGGAGGTGGCGGCGGCGGTGCTGGTGGTCAAGCGCGGCCTGACCGGGCGCTGTCGGATGAAGGCGCTGCTGGGCGACCTGCAGCAGGCGTCGGTTGCCGAGGTGCACCCCTTGCCGGAGCCGGCCACGCGCCGTGGCCCGGGCCGCACCGGGAAACGCTGAGCGGGTCGCAACGCAGCCAGCCGCTCCGCTTGCCGCCGGCACGCTATAGTCAGCGGTGCCGGCGCCAGGGTGTGGTTCACACCGATGGAACGCGGCGGCTGCTCGTGTGCTCTTAACGACACAGTCCCCTCGCCACGACTCTTGCGGCCCCTGACGACATGGAACAGCTTTCCGACTTCGCCGCCGACCCGGATGTCTCCGCTGCGCACGCCTGCGCGGACGCCGCGGCGGACGTCGCCACCCTCATCCGCACGCGCGACTGGAGCGACTCGCCGCTCGGTGCGCCGGCCAGCTGGTCAGCCAGCCTGCAGACACTGATGCGCACGGTGCTGCCGGTGAAGGCGCAGATCGTCCTGTTCTGGGGCCCGCAATACGTCGCCCTGTACAACGACGCCTACGTGCCGAGCATCGGCGCCAAGCACCCGCGCGCCCTCGGCCGCCCCGCCCAGGAGAACTGGACCGAGCTGTGGGACGACCTCGAGCCACTGCTGCGCGGCGTGCGCGAAACCGGCGAAACCTTCGCCGCCAAGGATCGCCCCTTCTATATCGAGCGCCATGGCGCCGGCGAAACGGTGTACTTCGACGTCTCCTATTCCGCCGTGCGCGATGACGACGACTCCATCGGCGGCGTGCTGTGCATCGTCACCGAAACCACCGAGCGCGTGCAGTTCGAGCGGCGCCAGGCGTTCCTGCTGGAGCTGGGGCGCGCCCTGCCCGCCACCAGCGCCCCCGACCACATCGAAGCCATCGCCGTGCGCAAGCTGGGCGAGGAACTGGGCGCCAGCCGGGTGTTCTTCGGCGAGGACAACGGCGATGGGGTCACCTTCGATGTCGCCCAGGAGTTTCTCGACGGCGCCCACAGTGCGCTGGGCCGCCACCGCTACCGCAGCTTCGGCGGCGAGTTGCTGCGCTCCTTGCAGGCCGGCCTGCCGGTAACGCGGCACTACCGCAACGACGACGGCAACCTGCCCGAAGGCGAAGCGCAGACCCGGCGCGACCTGCAGCTGGCCGCGACCCTGCACGTGCCGGTGATCCGCCATGGCGTACTGGAAGCGGTGCTGGCGGTCCATCACGAACAGCCCCACAGCTATGCCGAGTTCGAGCTGCGCCTGGCCGAGGAAACCGCCAAGCAGGCCTGGACGGCGATCCTGCACGCCCGCGCCGAAGCGGCGCTGCGTGCCAGCTCCGCGCAACTGTCGGCGATGTTCGACCAGGCCAGCGCCGGCATTGCGCTGTGCGACCGCGAGGGGTACTTCAAGCGCGTCAACGAGCGTTACTGCGAGATCGTCGGGCGCTCGCGCGAGGAGCTGTTGCATACCCGCCTGCAGGAGATCGACGAGCTGTCACCGAGCGGCTCGCTCATGCCAAAGGAGATCGTCCGTCGCCATCTGCGCCCCGATGGCAGCGACGTCTGGGTGCAGGACCAGCTCACGCCGCTGCTCGATGAACAGCGCGCCGTCACCGGCATGCTCTGCGTCTGCGTCGACATCAGCGCACGCATCCGCGCCGAGAACGAGCTGCGCGGGGTCAACGAGGGCCTGGAGGAACGCGTGGCCGCCATGGTCGCCCAGCGCGAGACCGCCGTGGCGCAGCTGCACGAGGCGCGCAAGATGGAGATGATCGGCCAGCTCACCGGCGGCATCGCCCACGACTTCAACAACCTGCTGACGCCGATCATGGCGTCGCTGGAGCTGGTGCGCCGGCGCCTGGACGACGAGCGCTCCACCACCCTGATCGATGGCGCGCTGCAAGCGGCCGATCGCGCGCGCATCCTGGTCGGCCGCCTGCTGACCTTCGCCCGCCGGCAGACCCTCAAGCCCCAGGTGGTGTCGCTGCGCGAGCTGGTCAGCGACATGCGCGACCTCATCGAACGCTCCCTGGGCAGCATGATCGAGGTGGTGATCGAGATTCCCGAACGCCTGCCGGCGGTAATCGTCGACCCGCACCAGCTGGAGCTGGCGGTTCTCAACCTGGCGGTCAACGCCCGCGATGCCATGGCCGAGGGCGGCCAGCTGAAGATCGTCGGCAAGGTCAGCGACATTGCCGACGGCCAGTTCGACGGCATCGCCGCCGGGCGCTACGTCGGCCTGGTGGTGAGCGACAACGGCAGTGGCATGAGCGCGCAGACCCTGGCGCGCTGCCTGGAGCCGTTCTTCTCCACCAAGGGCGTGGGCAAGGGCACGGGGCTCGGGCTGTCCATGGTGCAGGGGCTGGCGGCGCAGTCTGGCGGCGGCCTGGGCATTGCCTCGCAGGTGGGCAGCGGCACGCAGGTCACGGTGTGGCTGCCGATCACCGACGAGCTGGCCAGCGACGATGACGGGGAGGTCTTCGACGCGCCGGTGGCGCCGCGGCCGATCCACGTGCTGCTGGTGGATGACGAGGACATGGTGCGCTACACCACGCGCCTGCAGCTGCGCGACCTCGGCTACCAGGTCACTGATGCGCCGTCGGCGGCGGCGGCCATGGCGCTGATCGACAACGGCCTGGTCCCGGACGTGCTGGTCACGGACCACATCATGGCCGACCGCACCGGCGCGCAACTGGCCCAGGACCTGCGCCAGCGCTTTGCCCAGCTGCCCGTGCTGATCATCACCGGCTACGCCAACC from Pseudomonas sp. GCEP-101 includes these protein-coding regions:
- a CDS encoding PAS domain S-box protein: MEQLSDFAADPDVSAAHACADAAADVATLIRTRDWSDSPLGAPASWSASLQTLMRTVLPVKAQIVLFWGPQYVALYNDAYVPSIGAKHPRALGRPAQENWTELWDDLEPLLRGVRETGETFAAKDRPFYIERHGAGETVYFDVSYSAVRDDDDSIGGVLCIVTETTERVQFERRQAFLLELGRALPATSAPDHIEAIAVRKLGEELGASRVFFGEDNGDGVTFDVAQEFLDGAHSALGRHRYRSFGGELLRSLQAGLPVTRHYRNDDGNLPEGEAQTRRDLQLAATLHVPVIRHGVLEAVLAVHHEQPHSYAEFELRLAEETAKQAWTAILHARAEAALRASSAQLSAMFDQASAGIALCDREGYFKRVNERYCEIVGRSREELLHTRLQEIDELSPSGSLMPKEIVRRHLRPDGSDVWVQDQLTPLLDEQRAVTGMLCVCVDISARIRAENELRGVNEGLEERVAAMVAQRETAVAQLHEARKMEMIGQLTGGIAHDFNNLLTPIMASLELVRRRLDDERSTTLIDGALQAADRARILVGRLLTFARRQTLKPQVVSLRELVSDMRDLIERSLGSMIEVVIEIPERLPAVIVDPHQLELAVLNLAVNARDAMAEGGQLKIVGKVSDIADGQFDGIAAGRYVGLVVSDNGSGMSAQTLARCLEPFFSTKGVGKGTGLGLSMVQGLAAQSGGGLGIASQVGSGTQVTVWLPITDELASDDDGEVFDAPVAPRPIHVLLVDDEDMVRYTTRLQLRDLGYQVTDAPSAAAAMALIDNGLVPDVLVTDHIMADRTGAQLAQDLRQRFAQLPVLIITGYANLTPSQIRGYEVLSKPFRRAELAARLLQLVNPG
- a CDS encoding AraC family transcriptional regulator encodes the protein MTCALSLEALAYDHHDGEEILPHCHNQAQLIHSLSGVMLVAAAQKNWVVPAGHALWVPPGTEHQIRMFGNVRMRTLFMPASTWPWGGQQCQLIEVTPLLRELLVAASALPAGDGSAHRRRCLHELLLVEMDAAQTVAIHLAMPHDPRLLRLCNAVIAAPADETGMEDWAQRLNMSSRTLARLFQRELGMNFGDWRTRVRMVLSLQRLTAGASVLEVALEHGYQSPSAFSQTFKRILGQSPSHYLAARS
- a CDS encoding efflux transporter outer membrane subunit, whose amino-acid sequence is MPNPSPKPRHSLLALACAGLLLGGCAAVSEPATPPARLSPGGDWQALARGTAAQEPPADWWRLYQDPQLDHLVAQALQHNQDLQASLAHVDELLALLGQARAQRWPATTLSWQTFYGRTGDDQTLAQATDRRAASQWNQVPGFALDYQLDLWGQVRQSILAATANAEAAQAAHDQLRVNVAAGTARAYANACAYAARAAIQQHSAVTVERSLDLTLRQRRAGLVTELEVDRVRSLLEETRALLPRLQAEHQAALEELGVLTGSEPGHLPAAVSDCQQVPQLRQALPVGDGWALLRRRPDIRAAERTLAAAGHTVGVRQADFYPNVSFGASITSSAERLHDLGDHEAITYAVGPLIRWNFPNLLATRARLDGAQAHERQQLARFQQQALVALKEVRQNLARYRGEIGHRDALGSALDSSRNAYRLAQLNYQAGALDFLDVLDSERAMVRLEAEKAEADRRLVERQIELFHALGGGWQATPAGEPAGVITVSTRPAQ
- a CDS encoding YgaP family membrane protein; protein product: MNEQNVSGWERALSLAIGLAGIGKGVRRGGVSGWLEVAAAVLVVKRGLTGRCRMKALLGDLQQASVAEVHPLPEPATRRGPGRTGKR
- a CDS encoding HlyD family secretion protein, which codes for MNMAVDEPQTAAAPATRLNSKRRLIGLGGGVLAIAALAVGAYWVSIGRYLEETDDAYVRADWIAISPKVAGYVAEVLVDDNQRVSAGTALVRIEDRDYQARLQQAQARRNAAQAAIAAQQAALVTLDAQLKEQQALIDQAAADVASAQAERQRAQLDYQRYRDLAAQQAASSQRLESVTADFARARSALSRAEAAASRQRTRLGVLQASHAQAAAQLQQQQARAAEADASLALAEHQQEDTLIRAPIDGMVGQRRVRQRQYVTPGLPLLALVPVEQSYVVANFKETQLRRMRPGQPVEVRVDSFPDARLHGRVESVSPGSGAIFALLPPDNATGNFTKIVQRFPVKIALDADARRQVPILPGMSVIAEADTRGQDEAQRHGQ
- a CDS encoding MDR family MFS transporter, whose amino-acid sequence is MASDTEKTSLKAWVAVIGGLFGCFMAGMNVHVTSAALPEIQGSLSASFEEGSWISTAYLVAEIVMIPLTAWLVEVFSLRRVMLVGSAIFLAASVACSFSPNLATLIAIRVVQGAAGAVLIPLSFQLIITELPASRVAMGMALFSLSNSVAQAAGPSIGGWLTDAYSWRWIFYLQLIPGVFLLAAVAWAIAPQTPQLEKLRQGDWLGIASMIVGLGAVQIVLEEGGRKDWFGSEFIVWMLVIGVGALLLFIYTQLYGRRSFINLRLLAGYNFGVASAAMFIFGAATFGLVFLVPNYLSQLHGYNAREIGISLIAYGLVQLLLAPLMPRLMRWLNPKLMVASGFAIMALGCYLGAHLDADSAANVIIPSTVVRGIGQPFIMVALSVLAVSGLSKQEAGSASALFSMLRNLGGAVGTAALTQIVSQRERFHSERIGEQVTLFAPALQERVQGDPGGVFALNEWLPEQAETLARLGAHIRHEAFLMAYGDAFYLSFLALLACAVAALALRGNRNA